The DNA segment AGGACGATCATCATTCCAGAGCCCTGCATCCTCCAAGACCTGTCCCATGTCACCCCGGTGCTCCAGCGCCCACCGAATGTAAACTGTCTACCAAAAGTAGCCGTTCCACTGAACACCACCAAATATAATCCCACCCTGGACCACAACCTGACCCTGATTGCTTCGTTTAACAAATTCCCCTACCCGACGCACGCTGAACTGTCATGGCTGACGGCTGCCTCCAAGCATCCGGAGGAACAAATCAAAGTTTGGTTCACCACCCAGCGGCTCAAGCAGGGAATCACATGGTCTccagaggaggtggaggaggccaGAAAAAAGATGTTCAACGGCTCCATCCCTGCCGCCCATCACACTTTCCCAGCTCCGCCCACAGGTTTTGTCTCTTCACAGTCGACTAAAGCCTCACATCAGGCGGCAGTGGAGAAGCACAACCGAACAGCCAACCCCAATTCTGACACCAAAAAGGTTCTGTCAGGAGACACACTTAAACGGTCCTTGATGTCTCAATCTGGTCCTGAGTCAAAGCGGCCTGTCATGGTAGTTGCTCCCAGTCCAGGAGACTACAAAGACAAGGCCCTAAtggctcctcctccacctcctcccttTCAAAAAGACAGCCATTTGAATGCTCCCCTGGGAGGCCTTCCCCCGGTCACCACGGAGAGGAAGAAGCCACCCACTGCTGTGTCTTTAATGCCAGTGTCATCATCACTAGGAGTCAGGGGGAACAGTCTCTCCAACGCCAAAACTAAACCGGTGGTGTCGCTGCCGTCCATTGTCTTTCCGGAGTCCTTAACGAGGCCAATGATTGCTCCGCTGCCCACCTTTTCCCCGCTATTTAAAAGTTCGTTACTCATTCCCCGATCTTCCAAAGAAAAGCTTCTAAGTGTTTTGCCAACCGCTGATGTGATGTTCCCAAATTTGTCTCAACTTGGGACCGCTCAGGTGAAGAGGCCTCTCATCATCCAGTCTGAAGCCCTGGTCCACGTTCCAGGTATCCAAGAACAACGGAGTGCAGATGTGAAAGGCACCTTGCAAGGAGACACGACGCTCATTCCTGTCAAGGATGCTAACGGGATGTCTGGTGACTTAGCTGATGTGCCGGAGGAAGGCCAGGTTCTGGTTGCGACCAAAGCAGATTCCCAGCAGAGGTCGTCAGTGTTGACTCACTTTCCACTGCTGGAGAGAATGAAGGGGAAGACTTCGGAGCAGCTGAAGATCCTGGAGGAGTACTTCCAGAGGAACAGCTTCCTCTCCCACTGCGGTGTGGAAAGTCTGGCAGTTGCCACCTCTCTGTCCCACCAGGAAATTGATGGTTGGTTTGCAGAACGCCGAGCCCTTCGGGATAACCTCGAACTAGCTCTCCTCAACTCAATGGGTGCAAAGAGGATGGAAGTGGACAAACATTTGATGGAACCTCTCAATGGGATTCACAAGCAGAGTTCTAGTGTGGAGGATCTTAAAATCCCAGCTCTGCTGCCACCCTTTTCTAGCCCAAACCAAAATTCCTGCTCAGTGCCTCCGAACAGCCAATGTGGGGCGCTCCTCAAAGATTTTACACAAACCGAAGGGATGAGCCTTTCGGAGGTTCCTCCCGGGCAGGCCGGTGAGGCCCTCGCACGCTGGTTCTGTGATGGCCAACTTTTCCCAGACACTGGACTGAACGGAGGCCAGGGGCTGCTACCAAAAACtgctttgtccacttcctgtgagAGCTGCAAGGAAGTAGACGTGGCCAATAGCGGCAGCAAGATGCTGGAGCTCGGCTGGCTGATGGAACAGCACACCAACAGCCTCAGCACTCAGCAACACAACTAGCTCCAAGACCGCATCAGTGGCAGGTACTGTGTCGCCGAGTCTTTTTGGATTTTTCTGTGTTCCCTCCAGAATGTCACATGTCTGCATTTTCTCTTTGCCTAAACAGTTTTTTCGTCAAGTGTTTTAGTGTGAAGTATGCACACAGGCCGAGAACGTGTAAACTCCAGACATTTTCCAACACGGATGCCagcccagatctcctgactgtgcctCCGTCGTGCTAGCCTCCGACATGCCAACCGCTAGCCTCCGACACGCCAACAACTAGCCTCCGTCGTGCTAGCCTCCGACATGCCAACCGCTAGCCTCCGACACGCCAACCACTAGCCTCCATCGTGCTAGCCTCCGACATGCCAACCACTAGCCTCCGACACGCCAACCACTAGCCTCTGTCATGCTAGCCTCCGACACGCAAACCGCGAGCCTCTGTCATGCTAGCCTCCGACACGCCAACCGCTAGCCTCCGTCATGCTAGCCTCCGACACGCCAACCGCTAGCCTCCGTCATGCTAGCCTCCGACACGCCAACCGCTAGCCTCCGTCATGCTAGCCTCCGACACGCCAACCGCTAGCCTCCGTCATGCTAGACTCCGACACGCCAACCGCTAGCCTCCGTCATGCTAGACTCCGACACGCCAACCGCTAGTCTCCGTCATGCTAGACTCCGACACGCCAACCGCGAGCCTCCGACACGCCAACCGCGAGCCTCCGTCACGCCAACCGCTAGCCTCCGTCACGCCAGCCTGCGACACGCCAACCGCGAGCCTCCGACACGCCAACCGCGAGCCTCCGACACGCCAACCGCGAGCCTCCGACACGCCAACCGCGAGCCTCCGTCACGCCAGCCTGCGACACGCCAAACGCGAGCCTCCGTCACGCCAGCCTGCGACACGCCAACCGCTAGCCTCCGTCACGCCAGCCTGCGACACGCCAACCGCTAGCCTCCGTCACGCCAGCCTGCGACACGCCAACCGCTAGCCTCCGTCACGCCAGCCTCCGACACGCCAACCGCTAGCCTCCGTCACGCCAGCCTCCGACACGCCAACCGCCAGCCTCCGTCACGCCAGCCTCCGACACGCCAACCGCCAGCCTCCGTCACGCCAGCCTCCGACACGCCAACCGCTAGCCTGCGACACGCCAACCGCTAGCCTCCGTCACGCCAGCCTCCGACACGCCAACCGCTAGCCTCCGTCACGCCAGCCTCCGACACGCCAACCGCTAGCCTGCGACACGCCAACCGCTAGCCTCCGTCACGCCAGCCTCCGACACGCCAACCGCTAGCCTGCGACACGCCAACCGCTAGCCTCCGTCACGCCAGCCTCCGACACGCCAGCCTGCGACACGCCAACCGCTAGTCTCCGTCACGCCAGCCTCCGACACGCCAACCGCTAGCCTCCGTCACGCCAGCCTCCGACACGCCAACCGCTAGCCTCCGTCACGCCAGCCTCCGACACGCCAACCGCTAGCCTCCGTCACGCCAGCCTCCGACACGCCAACCGCTAGCCTCCGTCACGCCAGCCTCCGACATGCCAACCGCTAATCTCCGTCACGCCAGCCTCCGACACGCCAACCGCTAGCCTCCGTCATGCTAGCCTCCGTCATGCTAGCCTCCAACATGGTAACCAGTAGGTGACTGTGCCACCTTGGTCTTTATTGCTGTATTGCTTGTCACCATTGAAGTAAAGAAACAAGCATATATCCACCAGCATTATTTGATTAGGGCAacatggagaaggaggaggaggacgaggaagcGGGTGTCGGAAGATGGAAGAGACTAGAGACAGAGACAAAGCAACTACAGACAaggaaaagaaaatgcaaaaaaaacatgtggccAAACAGGAAGTTCAACAACGCTGTGGTTTTGTTtattcactattttttttctcgcTTAGCACTTTTtcgtctttctctttgggcttttcccttcaggggtcactaCGGCGAATCAACTGCCTACATTCCAACCCTGTCTTAGCCCGGAAcccacaataatagtaatatactAAACATTTCAACTTCACCTTTGTTGGCATAGAGCGTACTAGATAGCCCTAAAGAGAATGGCCATTTATGACAACACGGATCCAGAGAAGGTAACCAGTCCTCCTCCATTATTCAGTCAAATGTTGTCTAGCTGCATGGTGATGGCATGTACTGGTGAGACGGGTACATCACGTAGCGTGATGAAGGGGTTCTATGCGGTGGAAGCTGGAGGTAAGCACCTTCACGTCTACTTTCCACCCATTGTTTGACagaagatgaatgaaagggatgaaTGGCCATGGAAGACACGATGCTTACCAAAGACGCTGCGTGGCAGCCAGATCTACGCCACACGTCCATGTGCTTTCAGGACATGATTGGGTGGTGCCATGTCATCAGCAGCAAAACAAGCTTTGATTCCTTTGTCTTGTCTGGTAAatcgggtgtgtgtgtgtttttggggaGGGAGCAGCCTAAAATAGCGGCGCCCCCCTGTGGTGCCAAAGCATGCAGATGAAAGCGATGTCATGCGTCATGCTGACAGATTGCAAATATGCAAAACAACATGGCCGACACAAAGAAAAGGCGTCTCCTTTGGAGGCGACTTGAAGAGGTTCTGGCTTTGGACCAGAATCAGTCCTGAGCCAGGTGACGGTGGTTTTTCACCTGTCTCTGTCCTCTTCCTTTCAGGTGCGAGTAGGAGCCAGCATCATTGTCGCCATGGAAACCACGCACGAGGACTGCTGGTCGACACCATGACCATGGATCCTGTCAACCTCATCCGACATCACCTTGGCAACAGTGACtgccccccgccaccccccacGTGACACCGGACCTTATTGGCCGTTAGCAGCTAGCTTGTGCGGCTAATGTGTCCGTAATGTTTCCGTCCTAGAAAGTAATCTCAGGTTTTGTCCCGATTTCGCCCTGAAGCCGCgtcgggggggggtggggtcagGGAGTTGCTATGGAGACACAGGAAGGATGCCTCAATGTATCCTCGTACTGGTTGGACAAACTTCTCCTTGATTTTGCTGTCAATAAGCCTTTTCTTTTGGAACCATCCAATCACCTCCTTTTATTCTTTAGCCAcgcctctcacacacacacacacgcaccggACTTCCTGTCCTGCCTTCTCATTGGGCCTGGTACACACCTGTCCTCTTGAATGTGGGACATTCTGTGGGACAATGGACCTGATGAATgtgtcacacacgcacactgctTGTTGGAGAGGTCAGGGGTCATGTGAGGCGTTTGCAAATGGAGGAGGAATGTTTTCCTGGAGCTGAAAGCAGAAAAGTTGAATGTGACTGTTCCTGTGAGGCTCACGGTCGCTTTCATCGCCAAAGTGACAGACGCACACCGCGAGTTGTGATCACACTTCCTGTCAGGCCGGTGCCACTTCATTCGCTTGCGTCTCAGCTTTCATCATCCAGCGTTTCAACTTCCTGTCAAAAAGCAAATGTCTTGGGAGCCTGCTGGAGACGAGCGGGTGTCTTCTGGACGCCGCCGCACATCATCGGCAGCCAGCGCAACCCGGTGGATGCGTCTGGAGTCTGTAGGCCTGAAGAAGCCCCGCCCACCAGAAGCTGCTCCTCGGGGACTGGTGGCGCCGAGGGAATGTAAGGAAAAGATGAGCGCTTAGTAGGAAGTGACAGACTTTGAAGACGAGTTCATGCGTGTTAATGGCGCTATACATCACACGCCGCAACACGTTAACATACGCTAACCAACAGGTGCGCAGAGCTCTGTGAGGCCAACCGCAGGAAGCAGCGGCAGGGCACGCTGCCATCTGCTGACACAACACGGTGCCTGCCATTGTAGGCTGGGAAGGGTAAGGTTGGGTAAGGCTGGTAAGGAACACTCgctttttttcagctttttattCCTGGCAAATGACAAGGTCAAAGttgaaagagaataaataggAAGAGGAAGTGGGTGCACTAAATTACAAatgaaagtgtttttgtgtgcaagGCTGACGTGGTGCTGGACCGTGTCAGTCCAGGAAGCCGT comes from the Doryrhamphus excisus isolate RoL2022-K1 chromosome 14, RoL_Dexc_1.0, whole genome shotgun sequence genome and includes:
- the LOC131101891 gene encoding zinc fingers and homeoboxes protein 2-like, with protein sequence MSGCTKSSSPCMVQVLGQSTPKEVVDIQMLSENNLAKNPEAWMKTDPVQNSHGPDRENRDPEALEDDNSSHHDKEKETDVLESDHQSQKKAKGYKCKCCPFRCQSLTDLNAHMDSSHPNVFLNPQYHCTNCDFSAKKFEILSEHNKSHHADKNNFKFKRIYKNNQAILEHAGSKAGLFPHCFSTTVKSPDSFEVLRGDSHVPDQEDQITAVSLNRTIIIPEPCILQDLSHVTPVLQRPPNVNCLPKVAVPLNTTKYNPTLDHNLTLIASFNKFPYPTHAELSWLTAASKHPEEQIKVWFTTQRLKQGITWSPEEVEEARKKMFNGSIPAAHHTFPAPPTGFVSSQSTKASHQAAVEKHNRTANPNSDTKKVLSGDTLKRSLMSQSGPESKRPVMVVAPSPGDYKDKALMAPPPPPPFQKDSHLNAPLGGLPPVTTERKKPPTAVSLMPVSSSLGVRGNSLSNAKTKPVVSLPSIVFPESLTRPMIAPLPTFSPLFKSSLLIPRSSKEKLLSVLPTADVMFPNLSQLGTAQVKRPLIIQSEALVHVPGIQEQRSADVKGTLQGDTTLIPVKDANGMSGDLADVPEEGQVLVATKADSQQRSSVLTHFPLLERMKGKTSEQLKILEEYFQRNSFLSHCGVESLAVATSLSHQEIDGWFAERRALRDNLELALLNSMGAKRMEVDKHLMEPLNGIHKQSSSVEDLKIPALLPPFSSPNQNSCSVPPNSQCGALLKDFTQTEGMSLSEVPPGQAGEALARWFCDGQLFPDTGLNGGQGLLPKTALSTSCESCKEVDVANSGSKMLELGWLMEQHTNSLSTQQHN